In one Flavobacteriales bacterium genomic region, the following are encoded:
- the efp gene encoding elongation factor P has product MASTADVSIGSYIRFNGDICQIMEWQHRTPGNLRAFYQGKMRNLRNGKLNEHRWRSGESMEVLRVEVHELQYLYREGDNLVCMDQVTYDQKYIPVALFGDAMKYLKEEMVVQIGFESDTPIFARPPKTVELLVTEAEHAVKGDTSNKVMKQAKLETGADISVPIFVEAGTVVRVDTETGEYLDRVKK; this is encoded by the coding sequence CTCCTACATCCGTTTCAACGGCGACATCTGCCAGATCATGGAATGGCAGCACCGCACGCCGGGCAACCTGCGCGCCTTCTACCAGGGCAAGATGCGCAACCTGCGCAACGGCAAGCTCAATGAGCACCGCTGGCGCAGCGGCGAGAGCATGGAGGTGCTGCGCGTGGAGGTGCATGAGCTGCAGTACCTCTACCGCGAGGGGGACAATCTGGTTTGCATGGACCAGGTGACCTATGACCAGAAGTACATCCCGGTGGCGCTCTTCGGCGATGCGATGAAATACCTCAAGGAGGAGATGGTGGTGCAGATCGGCTTCGAGAGCGACACGCCCATCTTCGCGCGCCCTCCGAAGACCGTTGAGCTCCTGGTCACCGAAGCGGAGCATGCCGTGAAGGGCGACACCAGCAACAAGGTGATGAAGCAGGCCAAACTGGAGACCGGTGCCGACATCTCGGTGCCCATCTTCGTGGAGGCCGGCACCGTGGTGCGGGTGGACACCGAGACCGGGGAGTACCTCGACCGGGTGAAGAAGTAG
- a CDS encoding UDP-3-O-(3-hydroxymyristoyl)glucosamine N-acyltransferase, translating into MQLQQPYTAAEIARLIGGEARGLTDRLVTGLNEINRVSEGDLVYVDHPKWYDKALQSAATTILIDKAVEPPAGKAIIISPDPCRDYNALVRRFMPRAGWTETDIRIGAGSEVHPSAVIGPHVTIGEDCIIHPGVVIYERTTIGNRVTIHANSVIGADPFYYKKRPTGYDKMEPCGSVVIEDDVEIGALSTVDRGVSADTRIGRGTKMDNHVQIGHDTIIGAGCLFAAHVAVAGACVIEDGVTLWGQVGIPSKLRVGKGAVILGQSGIMSSVEGGRTYLGSPAREAKQKLREIALSARLPEIAKKLGL; encoded by the coding sequence GTGCAGCTTCAGCAACCGTACACTGCCGCAGAGATCGCGCGCCTCATCGGTGGGGAGGCAAGGGGATTGACCGATCGGCTGGTCACCGGCCTCAACGAGATCAACCGGGTGAGCGAAGGCGACCTGGTCTATGTGGACCACCCCAAGTGGTACGACAAGGCGCTCCAGAGCGCGGCTACCACGATCCTGATCGACAAGGCGGTGGAGCCCCCAGCTGGCAAGGCCATCATCATCAGCCCCGACCCCTGCCGCGACTACAATGCCCTGGTGCGTCGATTCATGCCGCGTGCGGGCTGGACCGAGACCGACATCCGTATCGGCGCAGGCAGCGAAGTGCACCCCAGCGCGGTGATCGGCCCTCACGTCACCATCGGCGAGGATTGCATCATCCATCCGGGCGTGGTGATCTACGAGCGCACCACCATCGGCAACCGCGTCACCATCCATGCCAACAGCGTGATCGGAGCGGACCCCTTCTACTACAAGAAACGACCCACGGGCTATGACAAGATGGAGCCCTGCGGGAGCGTGGTCATCGAGGACGACGTGGAGATCGGCGCACTGAGCACGGTTGACCGTGGAGTGAGCGCCGATACGCGCATCGGCCGCGGCACCAAGATGGATAACCATGTGCAGATCGGGCACGACACGATCATCGGGGCGGGCTGCCTGTTCGCCGCGCACGTGGCCGTGGCCGGGGCCTGCGTGATCGAGGACGGCGTGACCCTCTGGGGCCAGGTCGGCATCCCCAGCAAGCTACGCGTGGGAAAAGGGGCGGTCATCCTCGGCCAGAGCGGCATCATGTCGTCCGTGGAGGGTGGCCGCACCTACCTAGGGTCCCCTGCGCGCGAAGCGAAGCAGAAGCTCCGCGAGATCGCGCTTAGCGCCCGCCTGCCTGAGATCGCGAAAAAGCTGGGGCTGTAG
- a CDS encoding PP2C family protein-serine/threonine phosphatase: MARLERIVERLELKEFQLRTLLDVSKAINNNVGRQDLLQLFERIVRDELGITRLSLYERTETWERVLSYGNRDRDPAVDAEQLFGTFTDIQTINSDIEGRLGAFDVAIPVFHRDRPLAFLLIGDIDEEEQRMSPVVKHLNFIQTLANLVAVALENRRMAERQLQQERDRRDMELAAQVQKQLIPAELPRTAALQAAAWYLPHRMIGGDYYDLIPLGDDRYLACVADVSGKGIPAALLMSNFQATLRASVPGMLDLEQLIRHLNERVFASARGERFITLFAGILDLRNRSIRYANAGHNAPLLHHGGRISTLHDGSIALGMMPALPFLRIGEAAVPAGSLLVCYTDGLVEQENAEGIAFEDAPLMRLLQESGSTSPEALNERIITAFEAHRGAQAYLDDIALLTCRIS, from the coding sequence ATGGCGCGGCTCGAACGCATCGTGGAGCGGCTGGAGCTGAAGGAATTCCAGCTGCGCACCCTGCTCGACGTCAGCAAGGCGATCAACAACAATGTCGGCCGCCAAGACCTCCTCCAGCTCTTCGAGCGCATCGTGCGCGATGAGCTCGGCATCACCCGGCTCAGTCTCTATGAACGGACGGAAACCTGGGAGCGCGTGCTGAGCTATGGCAACCGGGACCGTGACCCGGCCGTGGATGCCGAGCAGCTCTTCGGCACCTTCACCGACATCCAGACGATCAATTCGGACATCGAGGGTCGCCTGGGCGCATTCGATGTGGCGATACCGGTGTTCCACCGCGACCGGCCGCTGGCCTTCCTGCTGATCGGCGACATCGATGAGGAAGAACAGCGCATGAGCCCGGTGGTGAAGCACCTGAACTTCATCCAGACCTTGGCGAATCTGGTGGCCGTGGCCCTGGAGAACCGCCGGATGGCCGAGCGGCAGCTGCAGCAGGAGCGCGACCGGCGCGACATGGAACTGGCGGCCCAGGTCCAGAAGCAGCTCATTCCCGCAGAGCTGCCGCGTACCGCAGCGCTCCAGGCCGCCGCTTGGTACCTGCCGCATCGGATGATCGGCGGCGACTACTACGACCTCATCCCTTTGGGCGATGACCGCTACCTCGCCTGCGTGGCCGACGTGAGCGGGAAAGGCATCCCGGCCGCATTGCTGATGAGCAACTTCCAAGCAACGCTGCGTGCGTCGGTACCGGGCATGCTGGACCTGGAACAGCTGATCCGGCACCTGAACGAGCGCGTCTTCGCGAGCGCACGGGGTGAGCGTTTCATCACGCTCTTCGCGGGCATCCTTGACCTGCGCAACAGGTCTATCCGGTATGCGAACGCCGGCCACAATGCCCCGCTGCTGCACCATGGCGGTCGCATCAGCACGCTGCACGACGGCAGCATCGCACTCGGCATGATGCCTGCATTGCCCTTCCTGCGCATCGGCGAGGCCGCAGTTCCTGCCGGCAGCTTGCTGGTGTGCTACACGGATGGCCTGGTGGAGCAGGAGAACGCGGAGGGCATCGCGTTCGAGGATGCGCCGCTGATGCGCCTCCTTCAGGAGTCGGGCAGCACCTCGCCGGAGGCGCTCAACGAACGCATCATCACGGCATTCGAGGCGCACCGGGGGGCGCAGGCCTACCTGGACGACATCGCGCTGCTCACCTGCCGCATCAGCTGA
- a CDS encoding O-antigen ligase, whose translation MVGVIKREWIGAACIAFVLANAVLTAMDFPWLAVLPAALLATWAMIMVPERLLLFIAFATPLSINLEELDLGGIGVSLPTEPLMVGLMCLFLLKLALHRGQLDASFIRHPITWIVLAQLIWMAVCIVPSSMPMVSVKYLLARLWFVTCMYFLASRLFRDERNMHRFMKAFLAGLMVVIVYTLYQHSRFHFEHDPAHWVMSPFFKDHTSYGAVIAFMLPFTVAAVAMPGYSRTERGIALLLLVVLGTGLVFSYTRAAWLSLMGAAGLFLLMRFRVPVWALGLLLTVGGVGYVVNRDQITIALERNREESSDDLKEHVQSISNISSDASNLERINRWNSALRMWQERPLFGWGPGTYMFQYAPFQASEDRTIISTNFGLQGNAHSEYLGPLAEQGVLGMGLMVALIAVTIYRAIRLYQRMPAGADRRLVTAAFMGLVTYYLHGALNNFLDMDKASVPFWAFTAMVVLFDLKYPPEPPAERAARQGAEAVS comes from the coding sequence ATGGTGGGGGTCATCAAGCGGGAGTGGATCGGGGCGGCGTGCATCGCTTTCGTCCTGGCGAACGCAGTGCTCACGGCCATGGACTTCCCGTGGCTCGCGGTGCTGCCCGCCGCGCTGCTCGCAACCTGGGCCATGATCATGGTCCCGGAGCGCCTGCTTCTCTTCATCGCCTTCGCCACCCCGCTTTCCATCAATCTGGAGGAGCTCGATCTCGGCGGCATCGGGGTCTCGCTGCCCACCGAACCGCTCATGGTTGGCCTTATGTGCCTGTTCCTACTGAAGCTCGCGCTGCACCGCGGCCAGCTCGACGCCTCCTTCATCAGGCACCCCATCACCTGGATCGTGCTCGCGCAGCTCATCTGGATGGCCGTCTGCATCGTTCCCAGCAGCATGCCCATGGTGTCGGTGAAGTACCTGCTCGCCCGCCTCTGGTTCGTCACCTGCATGTACTTCCTGGCCAGCCGGCTGTTCCGCGACGAGCGGAACATGCACCGGTTCATGAAGGCCTTCCTGGCGGGCCTCATGGTCGTCATCGTCTACACGCTCTACCAGCATTCGCGCTTCCATTTCGAGCACGACCCGGCCCACTGGGTGATGAGCCCATTCTTCAAGGACCATACGAGCTACGGCGCCGTCATCGCGTTCATGCTGCCCTTCACCGTGGCTGCCGTGGCCATGCCCGGCTACTCACGCACGGAGCGGGGCATCGCGCTGCTGCTGCTCGTCGTGCTGGGCACGGGGCTCGTGTTCTCCTACACCCGTGCGGCGTGGCTAAGCCTGATGGGTGCCGCAGGGCTGTTCCTCCTGATGCGGTTCCGGGTCCCGGTCTGGGCGCTGGGACTGCTCCTCACCGTGGGGGGGGTGGGCTACGTGGTGAACCGCGACCAGATCACCATCGCCCTGGAGCGCAACCGTGAGGAGAGCAGCGATGACCTGAAGGAGCACGTGCAGTCCATCTCCAACATCAGCAGCGACGCCAGCAACCTGGAGCGGATCAACCGCTGGAACTCGGCCTTGCGCATGTGGCAGGAGCGGCCCCTGTTCGGCTGGGGCCCGGGCACCTACATGTTCCAGTATGCGCCTTTCCAGGCTTCTGAGGACCGCACGATCATCAGCACCAACTTCGGCCTGCAGGGCAATGCCCACAGCGAGTACCTGGGCCCGCTGGCCGAGCAGGGCGTGCTGGGCATGGGACTGATGGTGGCGCTGATTGCCGTCACCATCTATCGGGCGATCCGCCTGTACCAGCGCATGCCGGCCGGTGCCGATCGCAGGCTGGTCACGGCGGCCTTCATGGGGTTGGTGACCTACTACCTGCATGGCGCGCTGAACAACTTCCTCGACATGGACAAGGCTTCCGTGCCGTTCTGGGCCTTCACGGCCATGGTCGTGCTGTTCGACCTGAAGTACCCGCCGGAGCCTCCAGCTGAGCGCGCGGCCCGCCAAGGGGCGGAAGCGGTCAGCTGA
- a CDS encoding Wzz/FepE/Etk N-terminal domain-containing protein: MQETLTRRRAPMAAASEPPPFDLVLYLWQRRRLIIGVTLIGLAAGVAAAFLITPLYRSEVIMFPAITNSASKALLNEQATGRDDILALGDEEDSEQLLQLLHSDEIRDRVAQRFNLFEVYRIKPDSRHRNSELREAYRDHIKFEYTKFSSVKVEVNDPDPQRAADIANFISAQVDSVWKEMARERAEKGLRIVRSKVEQLEADISQWQDSMRVLRDLGVHDYHTQTERYNEYLGAAIVKGDQRAVKEFEERFKVLAQYGGAYVTLQDRLFNETKRLSILRMKLEQAQADLESDLPHKFVVNRAQPADKKSYPIRWLIVAMSGISAFLLALLLIVIQENVNKVRASHGR; the protein is encoded by the coding sequence ATGCAGGAGACCCTCACCAGGCGCAGAGCCCCCATGGCCGCTGCGTCCGAGCCGCCGCCCTTCGACCTCGTCCTTTACCTCTGGCAGCGCCGCCGGTTGATCATCGGGGTCACTCTGATCGGTCTGGCAGCCGGCGTTGCCGCCGCGTTCCTCATCACCCCGCTCTACCGCAGCGAGGTGATCATGTTCCCGGCCATCACCAACAGCGCCTCCAAGGCCCTGCTCAACGAGCAGGCTACCGGGCGCGACGACATCCTTGCCTTGGGCGATGAGGAGGACAGCGAGCAGCTCTTGCAGCTGCTGCATTCGGATGAGATCCGCGACAGGGTCGCCCAGCGGTTCAACCTCTTCGAGGTGTACCGCATCAAGCCCGACAGCCGCCACCGCAACAGCGAGCTGCGCGAGGCCTATCGCGACCACATCAAATTCGAGTACACCAAGTTCAGCAGCGTGAAGGTGGAGGTGAACGACCCGGATCCCCAGCGCGCAGCGGACATCGCCAACTTCATCTCGGCACAGGTGGACAGCGTGTGGAAGGAGATGGCCCGTGAGCGCGCCGAGAAGGGCCTTCGCATCGTCCGCAGCAAGGTGGAGCAGCTCGAGGCGGACATCTCCCAATGGCAGGACAGCATGCGCGTGCTGCGCGACCTGGGCGTGCACGACTACCATACCCAGACCGAGCGCTACAACGAGTATCTCGGCGCGGCCATCGTGAAGGGCGACCAGCGGGCCGTGAAGGAGTTCGAGGAGCGGTTCAAGGTCCTCGCCCAGTACGGCGGGGCCTATGTGACCCTGCAGGACCGCCTCTTCAACGAGACCAAGCGCCTGAGCATCCTGCGCATGAAGCTGGAGCAGGCCCAGGCCGACCTGGAGAGCGACCTTCCGCACAAATTCGTCGTCAACAGGGCCCAGCCGGCGGATAAGAAGTCCTACCCCATCCGATGGCTCATCGTGGCCATGAGCGGCATCTCGGCCTTCCTCCTGGCCTTGCTGCTCATCGTCATCCAGGAGAACGTGAACAAGGTGCGCGCATCCCATGGCCGCTGA
- a CDS encoding oligosaccharide flippase family protein, which yields MRRAFLTNLLLLLALNLLVKPFYILGIDAGVQRAVGAEAYGGYAALLSLGFLLNIVLDLGLTNYSTRHVARHTHLMGKYLGGVAAVRMALLLAYAVLTVATGVVLGYRGERLGMLGWLVLNQGLVASILYLRSNIAGAQRFRWDSLLSVLDRVLLIGGVGWLLWGRAAGEPFRIEWFVWAQTLSYAVTFLVALAFVLRLSGPVSMAWRPAFSIVVVRQSFPFAVLILLMTFYYRIDTVMLERMLPDGALQAGIYYQGFRWFEALNMLGYLVAGLLLPMFSRMLQERADVTPLAGLAFRLVLVASLAAAVFGSLHAAGVMGLLYADHVAEAARVFALLIWCFAAVCTTYVFGTLLTAGGELRLLNWMAAGGAVLNIALNAILIPRLQAEGAAWAALVTQVLTATAQVVLAARMHRLAGIAPTLFRAALYATGLAGLGLGLDRLALPFWMTGLVFALLAAGAALLTGLLRPAELRAAMALEGTGRQG from the coding sequence ATGCGCCGTGCCTTCCTGACCAACCTGCTGCTGCTGCTGGCGCTCAACCTGCTGGTGAAGCCCTTCTACATCCTGGGCATCGATGCCGGGGTGCAGCGCGCAGTGGGTGCGGAGGCTTACGGCGGTTATGCGGCCCTCCTCAGCCTGGGCTTCCTGCTCAACATCGTGCTGGACCTGGGGCTGACGAACTACAGCACGCGGCATGTGGCGCGGCACACCCATCTCATGGGCAAGTACCTGGGAGGGGTGGCGGCGGTGCGCATGGCGCTGTTGCTGGCCTATGCCGTGCTCACGGTGGCCACCGGGGTGGTGCTCGGCTACCGGGGCGAGAGGCTGGGCATGCTGGGTTGGCTGGTGCTGAATCAGGGCCTGGTGGCCAGCATCCTCTACTTGCGCAGCAACATCGCCGGCGCCCAGCGCTTCCGATGGGACAGTCTTCTCAGCGTGCTCGACCGCGTGCTGCTGATCGGCGGCGTCGGATGGCTGCTCTGGGGGCGGGCGGCAGGGGAGCCCTTCCGCATCGAATGGTTCGTATGGGCGCAGACCTTGAGCTACGCGGTCACCTTCCTGGTGGCACTGGCGTTCGTGCTGCGGCTGAGCGGGCCCGTGTCGATGGCATGGCGGCCGGCCTTCAGCATCGTGGTGGTGCGGCAGAGCTTTCCCTTCGCGGTGCTCATCCTGCTGATGACCTTCTATTACCGGATCGATACCGTCATGCTGGAGCGCATGCTGCCTGACGGCGCACTGCAGGCGGGTATCTACTACCAGGGGTTCCGCTGGTTCGAGGCGCTCAACATGCTCGGCTATCTGGTGGCGGGCCTGCTGCTGCCCATGTTCAGCCGCATGCTCCAGGAGCGCGCCGATGTCACCCCGCTTGCCGGCCTGGCCTTCCGGCTGGTGCTGGTGGCTTCCTTGGCAGCCGCCGTCTTCGGCAGCCTTCATGCGGCAGGCGTGATGGGCCTGCTCTATGCCGATCATGTGGCCGAGGCGGCGCGGGTCTTCGCGCTCCTCATCTGGTGCTTCGCGGCCGTCTGCACCACCTATGTCTTCGGTACCCTGCTCACGGCTGGCGGTGAACTGCGGCTCCTGAACTGGATGGCCGCAGGCGGTGCGGTGCTCAACATCGCCCTGAACGCCATCCTGATTCCCCGCCTGCAGGCCGAGGGGGCGGCCTGGGCAGCGCTGGTCACTCAGGTGCTCACAGCGACGGCGCAGGTGGTTCTCGCGGCGCGCATGCACCGGTTGGCCGGAATCGCCCCGACCCTCTTCCGGGCGGCGCTCTATGCCACCGGCTTGGCCGGCCTTGGTCTGGGGCTTGACCGGCTCGCCCTGCCCTTTTGGATGACGGGCCTGGTCTTCGCCCTCCTCGCGGCTGGAGCGGCCTTGCTCACGGGCCTGTTGCGGCCGGCGGAGCTCCGCGCGGCCATGGCGCTGGAAGGGACTGGCCGACAGGGGTGA
- a CDS encoding outer membrane beta-barrel protein, translating into MLLGISASLAPALPHTVEPGPVIQPLRISRWSWEVGALAGGFSATSDYRGNAASDWSVSPQLSVGVGAEAMRMNRNLGIGFGLHHGSFADRLSTPEAIRTTIELDRYWYLTPVDTTLLVITDSAFNGEGQMEYYGFNVPATVMVIRSAYDTTATRLVIRQARQRVNRTSYIELPLLLDAHAVQGRWSIGVRGGPSIGLLTRRDISLPAEEGDGYADADPAAVRQWVLGWTARAYVRYRFNSAWSIGLEPALRGQFMDAVVQEGVARRSTAGGFVLSLSYRLP; encoded by the coding sequence ATGCTGCTGGGCATCTCCGCCAGCCTTGCTCCGGCATTGCCCCACACGGTGGAGCCAGGCCCGGTGATCCAGCCGCTCCGGATCAGCCGCTGGAGCTGGGAGGTGGGGGCGCTGGCGGGAGGCTTCTCTGCCACCAGTGACTATCGGGGCAATGCCGCGAGCGATTGGTCGGTTTCCCCGCAGCTGAGCGTTGGCGTTGGAGCGGAGGCCATGCGGATGAACCGGAACCTCGGCATCGGGTTCGGACTGCATCACGGGTCCTTCGCCGATCGCCTCAGCACCCCGGAGGCTATCCGGACGACCATTGAGCTCGACCGGTACTGGTACCTGACCCCGGTTGACACCACCCTGCTTGTCATCACGGACTCGGCCTTCAACGGCGAGGGGCAGATGGAATACTACGGGTTCAACGTGCCTGCCACGGTGATGGTGATCCGTTCAGCTTACGATACCACGGCCACCCGCTTGGTCATCCGGCAGGCCCGCCAGCGGGTGAACCGCACCAGCTACATCGAGTTGCCGCTGCTGCTCGATGCGCACGCAGTCCAAGGCCGGTGGAGCATCGGGGTGCGCGGCGGTCCGTCGATCGGGCTGCTGACGCGCCGTGATATCTCCCTGCCGGCGGAAGAAGGCGATGGCTACGCGGATGCGGACCCGGCTGCCGTGCGCCAATGGGTGCTCGGCTGGACGGCCAGGGCCTATGTGCGCTACCGGTTCAACAGCGCTTGGAGCATCGGGCTGGAGCCGGCGCTGCGCGGCCAGTTCATGGATGCGGTGGTGCAGGAGGGCGTGGCACGCAGGTCGACGGCCGGCGGGTTCGTCCTCAGCCTCAGCTACCGGCTGCCCTGA
- a CDS encoding sigma-70 family RNA polymerase sigma factor — protein sequence MVPESLIERCLREEPKAQYELYRALYGQMMAICGRYERNKQDAVARMNQGFLKILTNLDKRRPEVPFELWTRRIMINTVIDQHRHDRQRRQSESLDAPLDEGALTEVNDYLRQMDAEAFAELLSRVPDMSRKVFNLFAIDGFGHAEIATMLGISEGTSKWHVSHARQVLQQSIARLATVAVKNALP from the coding sequence ATGGTCCCCGAGAGCCTCATCGAACGCTGCCTCCGCGAGGAGCCCAAGGCGCAGTACGAGCTGTACCGCGCCTTGTACGGGCAGATGATGGCCATCTGTGGCCGCTACGAACGCAACAAGCAGGATGCCGTGGCCCGCATGAACCAGGGCTTCCTGAAGATCCTGACGAACCTGGACAAACGACGGCCCGAGGTCCCCTTCGAGCTCTGGACCCGACGCATCATGATCAATACCGTGATCGACCAGCACCGCCACGACCGCCAGCGCCGGCAGAGCGAATCGCTCGATGCGCCGCTGGATGAGGGCGCGCTCACCGAGGTGAACGACTACCTGCGGCAGATGGATGCCGAGGCCTTCGCCGAGCTCCTCTCCCGCGTCCCCGACATGTCGCGGAAGGTCTTCAATCTCTTCGCCATCGACGGCTTCGGGCATGCCGAGATCGCCACCATGCTGGGCATCAGCGAGGGCACCTCAAAATGGCACGTGAGCCATGCCCGGCAGGTGCTGCAGCAATCCATCGCTCGGTTGGCCACCGTCGCCGTCAAGAACGCACTGCCATGA
- a CDS encoding PKD domain-containing protein translates to MKHALRSLALTAALSAGMAAIAQIPYEVTVYGTVAGCTPNSFVNIETLPGTEPAQDIDVPVLPPTCSFSVTLNMISGSGGFIISTPCLGVMQSDTVLYEADPVLDSAMVYVVFNCGSTTPDCLGVPGGSALPGTPCTSTGGGNGIWNAECQCILTNGDCQACFTASQATDGNGAPIPFTAAFTNCSSGGTGSIEYIWDFPSTAITAFETSYTYNGPGVWGACLNMYADGCTSYLCDTVLFDANGMLVDGPVVYDCLQIPNGPNVPGAPCTNPATGASGTWSVNCECITNTTGCQAGFWVIQAYDSLGGEVAPIPYELWVWNLSSGTSPFQFEWDFGDGTGSFDPYPTHVYAQSGPYNLCLTLTDDAGCSSTYCDSISIDGGGFYEGMAPEAEVRNGFTIRVISQLPTGIADQPAFTDTRLWPNPVNDVLNLRFDTNLRGNLAMAVVDVNGRVVLSTGAMVTGGTNQLEVATSSLPAGMYMLRMGNGQDTMSFRFVKH, encoded by the coding sequence ATGAAACACGCACTTCGCTCCCTGGCCCTCACCGCCGCCCTCTCGGCCGGTATGGCCGCCATTGCCCAAATCCCATACGAGGTCACCGTATACGGTACGGTGGCCGGCTGCACTCCCAACTCATTCGTGAACATCGAAACACTGCCCGGAACTGAGCCTGCGCAGGACATTGATGTGCCGGTGCTGCCTCCCACGTGCAGCTTCAGCGTGACGCTGAACATGATTTCGGGGTCTGGTGGCTTCATCATCAGCACACCGTGCCTCGGTGTCATGCAATCCGACACCGTGCTCTACGAGGCGGACCCGGTGTTGGACTCGGCCATGGTGTACGTGGTGTTCAACTGTGGCAGCACGACACCGGATTGCCTTGGCGTACCCGGTGGCAGTGCCCTGCCGGGAACGCCTTGCACCAGCACTGGCGGCGGGAACGGCATCTGGAACGCGGAATGCCAGTGCATCCTCACGAACGGTGATTGCCAGGCCTGCTTTACCGCATCGCAGGCCACCGATGGGAATGGCGCCCCGATCCCCTTCACCGCGGCGTTCACGAACTGCTCCAGCGGCGGCACGGGGTCCATCGAGTACATCTGGGACTTCCCCTCCACGGCGATCACCGCCTTCGAGACCAGCTATACCTACAATGGCCCCGGTGTTTGGGGTGCCTGCCTGAACATGTATGCCGATGGATGCACCAGCTACCTCTGCGATACCGTGCTGTTCGATGCGAACGGTATGCTGGTGGATGGACCGGTCGTGTATGACTGCCTCCAGATCCCCAATGGTCCAAACGTCCCGGGAGCACCCTGCACCAACCCTGCCACCGGCGCTAGCGGCACGTGGAGCGTGAATTGCGAGTGCATCACCAACACCACCGGTTGCCAGGCCGGTTTCTGGGTGATCCAGGCTTATGACAGCCTCGGCGGGGAGGTGGCCCCCATCCCGTATGAGCTCTGGGTGTGGAACCTGAGTAGCGGCACCAGCCCCTTCCAGTTCGAGTGGGACTTCGGAGACGGTACCGGCAGCTTCGATCCCTACCCTACGCACGTGTATGCCCAGAGCGGCCCCTACAACCTCTGCCTCACGCTCACCGACGATGCCGGGTGCTCAAGCACTTATTGCGACAGCATCAGCATCGATGGGGGCGGTTTCTATGAGGGTATGGCACCAGAGGCCGAGGTCCGCAACGGCTTCACCATCCGCGTGATCAGCCAGCTGCCCACCGGCATCGCCGACCAGCCCGCCTTCACCGACACCCGCCTGTGGCCCAACCCGGTGAACGATGTGCTGAACCTCCGCTTCGACACCAACCTGCGCGGCAATCTGGCGATGGCCGTAGTGGACGTGAACGGGCGCGTGGTGCTGAGCACGGGTGCGATGGTCACCGGCGGCACCAACCAGCTGGAGGTCGCCACCAGTTCGCTGCCAGCCGGCATGTACATGCTCCGCATGGGCAACGGACAGGATACCATGAGCTTCCGCTTCGTGAAACACTGA